From the Phoenix dactylifera cultivar Barhee BC4 unplaced genomic scaffold, palm_55x_up_171113_PBpolish2nd_filt_p 000503F, whole genome shotgun sequence genome, one window contains:
- the LOC103715726 gene encoding endoribonuclease Dicer homolog 3b-like isoform X5: MERRQAGGAASGSLPLTATFLPHSAAILLLLRRRPMQRLPLWIGFLEGPVFILITKTLRFSLLLHLPWIVEGGAALRGSPWVPSLEVAPSYRGAHGYGQDGAIWYRRCASTLSFYFCKKLLPSESFHRRISPVSMNCSRIQSVFLNVHKGQHEVGAVKGHDFVETWENDFVKRTSENYSGAGTTKRKELHGMTTLRALSGTWASQANDVILNTYEIKFICNVDSGNYSPFVLLTEARLDDDVANAEIELHLHLNKMVRSSVSPCGQIELNASQVAKSKLFHEFFFNGLFGKLFSHTKTPREFLLEDEKQFPWSSSYMYMLLPMESPVPTSTGIMKINWKEIDACISVVEFLRNIYSINCHRSSLTCSMSSYATKCEGTNIIHMANEAVYTQYIKGMVVLAVHTGRIYTVLDIMNNMCADSPFDDPGKRSKFNSFSHYYHQKYNIVLQHPGQPLLLVKQSHYPYNLLVPSTKYKVADGYFGSSEKSNILVHIPPELLVHLNVSSDTLRSSYLLPSVMHRLESMMLACQLQQETCCIYSGHSISSSLILEAITTSRCSDNFSMERLELLGDSVLKYIVSCLLFLKYPMKSEGQLSEYRSWIVSNSTLHKLGTHRYLQGYIQDCPFDPRRWVAPGQISLRPLPCTCGVDTSEVPLEKEYWSEEASTVVGKACDKGHRWICSKTIADCVEALIGAYYVGGGLRAALSLLRWLGMDVSPEPVMIEEAKMNSSIWLHHLRGNEIDWLESKLDYRFSNKGLLLEAITHPSHQGVGNKCCYQRLEFLGDSVLGLLITWYLFQTHVDLDPGELSDLRSALISNENFAQATVRHNFEKHLRHSSEGLSKKLREYRKDVSEFQGTGDSMTSFAMPKAPKALGDLLESIAGAVLIDTDLNLDRVWEVFKPLLSPMVTPDKLELPPLHELAKLCNRMGYPLYTQVTYRGEQVVAELSIQLEEDLLVRHGCNLQRKTAKDQAALQLLKDLETRGISHAQYLSQRRQQDDNFCSASSVKICVPPKDMQIVRTNLQNVPECLLSLEPSPGSFLEESCQLNDLVKEISTSKLNEPERQLYWMG; encoded by the exons ATGGAAAGGAGGCAGGCGGGAGGGGCGGCTTCCGGCTCCCTTCCACTCACAGCAACATTCTTACCCCACTCCGCcgccatcctcctcctcctccggcgaCGCCCCATGCAGCGTCTTCCCTTGTGGATAGGGTTTCTGGAGGGCCCTGTCTTCATTTTGATCACCAAAACCCTCCGATTTTCCCTCCTGCTCCACCTCCCATGgattgtggaaggtggagcagcTTTGAGGGGATCTCCATGGGTTCCAAGCTTGGAAG TTGCTCCGAGTTATCGAGGAGCACATGGATATGGACAAGATGGTGCCATATGGTACCGTAGATGTGCAA GTACTTTATCTTTCTATTTTTGCAAGAAATTACTTCCCAGCGAGAGTTTCCACAGACGAATAAGTCCAGTGAGCATGAATTGCAGCAGAATTCAGTCTGTCTTCTTAAATGTTCATAAGGGGCAACATGAAGTGGGAGCAGTCAAGGGTCATGATTTTGTAGAGACTTGGGAGAATGATTTTGTTAAAAGAACAAGTGAAAATTATTCTGGTGCAG gaacaacaaaaagaaaagaacttcATGGGATGACCACTCTTCGGGCATTATCAGGAACTTGGGCGTCTCAAGCCAATGATGTCATCCTAAATACATATGAAATAAAGTTTATTTGCAATGTAGACAGTGGTAACTACTCTCCATTTGTTCTCTTAACCGAGGCAAGACTAGATGACGATGTagcaaatgcagaaatagaactTCACTTGCATTTGAACAAGATGGTCAGATCTTCTGTTTCCCCATGTGGGCAAATCGAGTTAAATGCCAGCCAG GTGGCAAAATCAAAATTGTTCCATGAATTCTTTTTCAATGGATTGTTTGGGAAGTTATTTTCCCATACTAAAACACCAAGAGAATTTTTGCTTGAAGATGAAAAACAATTTCCATGGAGCTCTTCATACATGTACATGCTTCTACCCATGGAGTCTCCTGTTCCAACAAGTACTGGCATTATGAAAATTAACTGGAAGGAAATTGATGCATGTATTTCTGTGGTTGAGTTTCTAAGAAATATATATTCAATAAATTGTCATAGAAGTTCATTAACTTGTAGTATGAGCTCATATGCAACAAAATGTGAGGGGACAAATATTATTCACATGGCTAATGAAGCAGTTTACACTCAATATATTAAAGGTATGGTGGTTCTGGCAGTTCATACAGGGAGGATCTACACTGTCCTTGACATAATGAACAATATGTGCGCGGATAGTCCATTTGATGACCCTGGTAAACGGTcaaaattcaattcattttcaCACTATTACCATCAGAA GTACAACATTGTGCTTCAGCATCCAGGACAGCCCTTGTTATTAGTGAAGCAAAGTCACTATCCTTACAATCTGCTGGTTCCAAGTACCAAGTATAAAg TTGCAGATGGTTACTTCGGTTCAAGTGAGAAATCAAACATTCTTGTGCATATTCCTCCTGAGCTGTTGGTCCATCTTAATGTATCAAGCGATACTTTGAGGTCTTCATACTTACTCCCTTCAGTAATGCATCGATTGGAGTCGATGATGTTGGCCTGCCAACTACAACAAGAAACATGTTGCATTTACAGCGGCCATAGTATATCGAGTTCATTG ATTCTGGAAGCAATAACAACATCAAGATGCTCTGACAACTTTTCTATGGAACGTCTGGAATTGTTGGGAGATTCAGTGTTAAAGTACATTGTGAGTTGTCTTCTTTTTCTGAAGTATCCTATGAAGAGTGAAGGACAATTATCTGAGTACAGATCTTGGATAGTTTCTAACTCGACACTTCACAAGCTAGGTACCCATCGCTACCTGCAG GGTTATATTCAAGATTGCCCATTTGATCCACGACGTTGGGTTGCTCCTGGACAAATCTCTTTGCGCCCCTTGCCTTGCACGTGTGGTGTAGACACTTCTGAAGTGCCTCTTGAAAAAGAATATTGGTCTGAGGAAGCATCTACAGTGGTTGGGAAGGCTTGTGATAAGGGTCATAGATGGATATGCTCAAAAACTATTGCAGACTGCGTTGAAGCACTGATAGGTGCATATTATGTTGGTGGTGGTTTACGTGCTGCCCTTTCATTGCTAAGGTGGTTGGGCATGGATGTCTCTCCTGAGCCAGTAATGATTGAGGAAGCGAAAATGAACTCATCTATCTGGTTGCATCATCTTAGAGGcaatgagattgattggttGGAATCAAAACTTGATTATAGGTTTTCAAATAAGGGTTTATTATTGGAAGCCATCACGCATCCATCTCATCAAGGTGTAGGAAATAAATGCTGTTATCAG CGGCTTGAATTTCTGGGAGACTCTGTGCTGGGCCTGCTCATAACTTGGTATCTCTTTCAGACTCATGTGGATCTTGATCCAGGGGAACTGTCTGATTTGCGTTCAGCATTAATTAGTAACGAAAATTTTGCTCAAGCTACAGTGAGACACAACTTTGAAAAACATCTTCGGCATTCTTCTGAAGGGCTTTCAAAGAAATTAAGAGAATATCGTAAAGACGTATCAGAATTTCAAGGCACAGGTGACTCAATGACATCTTTTGCCATGCCTAAAGCGCCAAAG GCTCTTGGAGATCTGTTGGAAAGTATTGCAGGAGCGGTCCTGATTGATACAGATCTCAACCTAGATAGAGTCTGGGAGGTTTTCAAACCACTACTTTCTCCCATGGTTACACCTGACAAGCTCGAATTACCTCCTCTACATGAGTTAGCTAAGTTATGTAACCGTATGGGTTATCCTCTATATACACAAGTGACCTACAGAGGAGAGCAGGTTGTTGCTGAACTTAGTATACAACTTGAGGAAGATCTATTGGTAAGACATGGCTGTAACCTGCAGAGGAAGACTGCGAAGGATCAAGCAGCTCTCCAGCTGTTAAAGGATCTCGAG ACGAGAGGAATTTCACATGCTCAATATTTATCCCAAAGGAGGCAACAAGATGATAACTTCTGTTCAGCTTCAAGTGTCAAAATCTGTGTGCCTCCCAAAGACATGCAAATTGTTAGAACCAACTTACAAAATGTGCCTGAGTGCTTGCTGTCTTTGGAACCATCGCCAGGTTCTTTTTTGGAGGAAAGTTGTCAATTAAATGATCTTGTCAAGGAAATCAGTACTTCCAAGCTGAATGAGCCAG